The following proteins are encoded in a genomic region of Pelodictyon phaeoclathratiforme BU-1:
- a CDS encoding transposase — MKLNDTGRIVQDIWHQIPVHFLAVTTDEFVVMPNHIHGIIITGSYGNSPETGAKICSGPKTERVVSLCPEALHSSNDGQWDKNRVPTVGQIIGYFKYQSTKKINEIRHHGIQRIWQRNYYEHIVRDESDLNRICKYIQNNPLKWGMDKLHGI, encoded by the coding sequence ATGAAATTGAATGATACGGGGCGCATTGTCCAGGATATCTGGCATCAGATACCGGTACATTTTTTAGCCGTAACCACCGACGAATTTGTCGTTATGCCAAACCATATTCACGGAATAATAATCACCGGCTCATACGGCAACAGCCCGGAAACAGGTGCCAAAATATGCTCTGGCCCCAAAACCGAACGTGTGGTCTCCCTCTGCCCTGAAGCATTGCATTCGTCTAATGATGGCCAATGGGACAAAAACCGGGTGCCCACGGTTGGACAAATCATTGGATATTTTAAATATCAGTCAACAAAAAAAATCAATGAAATCCGGCATCACGGGATTCAAAGAATATGGCAACGTAATTATTATGAGCACATTGTTCGTGATGAATCTGATTTGAATCGAATCTGCAAATACATACAGAATAATCCATTAAAATGGGGGATGGATAAATTGCATGGTATATGA
- the folP gene encoding dihydropteroate synthase, translated as MLDLSGGAVIMGILNTTPDSFYDGGVLQAGPGGVDLERALACALGMIREGASIIDIGGESSRPGAAKISEQEEIARTAPLIALLRQRSDILISIDTYKAGVAEAALQAGAHMVNDISGFTFDGQLPAVCRKYRAGVVLMHTPVKPESMQWSTVTNSGEVDIVERVRLFLARSIAVAEEHGIEGIVIDPGFGFGKSVTENFRLLDQLDALLSLGYPVLAGLSRKSFLGHAISPPNGAIPPPSERLAATIAAQTIALMRGASILRVHDVQAATQSAAIIHAMQFP; from the coding sequence ATGCTGGATCTTTCTGGCGGGGCGGTTATTATGGGAATTCTGAATACGACGCCGGATTCTTTTTATGATGGAGGGGTGTTGCAGGCGGGCCCTGGCGGTGTTGACCTTGAGCGGGCGCTTGCGTGTGCGCTCGGTATGATCAGGGAGGGTGCTTCGATTATCGATATTGGCGGGGAGTCGTCGCGACCGGGGGCTGCGAAAATTTCGGAGCAGGAGGAGATTGCTCGTACGGCGCCGCTGATTGCCCTTCTGCGCCAGAGAAGCGATATCCTGATTTCAATAGATACCTACAAGGCAGGGGTTGCCGAAGCGGCATTGCAGGCGGGGGCGCATATGGTCAACGATATTTCAGGCTTCACCTTCGACGGCCAGCTTCCTGCTGTTTGCCGGAAGTACCGGGCTGGTGTGGTGTTGATGCATACGCCCGTTAAACCGGAGTCGATGCAGTGGAGCACCGTGACAAATTCAGGTGAAGTGGATATTGTGGAGAGGGTGAGGCTCTTTCTCGCCCGCTCCATAGCGGTGGCTGAAGAGCACGGGATTGAGGGGATCGTCATCGATCCGGGCTTTGGGTTCGGAAAAAGCGTTACGGAGAATTTCCGGCTGCTCGATCAGCTCGATGCACTGCTCTCCCTTGGCTACCCTGTTCTGGCTGGTCTATCAAGAAAATCCTTCCTCGGACATGCCATTTCCCCGCCGAACGGAGCAATCCCCCCGCCATCCGAAAGATTGGCCGCCACCATCGCAGCACAAACCATCGCATTGATGCGCGGGGCAAGCATTTTGCGCGTCCATGACGTCCAGGCCGCCACCCAATCCGCCGCCATCATCCACGCAATGCAATTCCCGTAG
- a CDS encoding site-2 protease family protein has product MKQNYPLHLTLFFLTLLTTLWAGAFWGGHPVSFSSLPLFISSLGTGIPYSLSLLLFLTVHEFGHFFAAMRHRVQATLPYYIPMPPLPFLLSLGTMGAVIKVKERIPGTNSLFDIGIAGPIGGFAVSVGLLVYGFLHLPPADFIYSIHPEYLQSGGLEVAVPSGTLVLGKNLLWMGLEYLIAPKELPPMTEIYHYPFLFAGWLGSLVTALNLLPVGQLDGGHITYAMFGRRGHALAAKAFLLFIMLLGFPSFVELLLSWLMPEALALIPAVMLRWSWSGWILWSFILSRFIGLNHPPTVHDHSLSTGRVVYGWVAIAIFVITFTPVPFGVT; this is encoded by the coding sequence ATGAAACAAAACTACCCTCTTCATCTGACTCTCTTTTTCTTGACGCTCCTCACCACACTTTGGGCTGGAGCGTTCTGGGGTGGCCATCCGGTAAGCTTCAGCTCTTTGCCACTCTTTATCAGCTCACTCGGCACAGGTATTCCCTATTCACTTTCGCTGTTGCTCTTCCTGACCGTCCACGAGTTCGGCCACTTTTTTGCCGCAATGCGCCACCGGGTGCAGGCCACACTCCCCTATTATATCCCTATGCCGCCGCTCCCCTTTCTGCTCAGTCTGGGGACGATGGGTGCGGTGATCAAGGTGAAGGAGAGAATTCCGGGCACCAATTCCCTCTTTGATATCGGCATTGCAGGGCCGATTGGCGGCTTTGCCGTGAGCGTGGGGCTTCTGGTTTATGGTTTTCTGCACCTTCCGCCTGCCGACTTTATCTACAGCATCCATCCGGAATATCTGCAATCCGGGGGCCTGGAAGTGGCTGTTCCGTCGGGCACCCTTGTGCTGGGCAAAAATCTGCTCTGGATGGGGCTGGAGTATTTGATTGCTCCGAAAGAGCTGCCGCCGATGACGGAGATCTATCACTATCCCTTTCTTTTTGCGGGCTGGCTTGGCTCGCTGGTGACGGCGCTGAACCTGCTTCCAGTTGGTCAGCTTGATGGCGGGCACATCACCTATGCGATGTTTGGCAGAAGGGGACATGCTCTGGCTGCAAAGGCTTTTCTGCTCTTTATCATGCTTCTCGGCTTTCCCTCCTTTGTGGAGCTGCTGCTCTCATGGCTCATGCCGGAAGCGTTGGCGCTGATCCCGGCGGTGATGCTGCGCTGGTCGTGGTCGGGCTGGATTTTGTGGTCGTTCATTCTGTCGCGCTTCATCGGTCTGAACCATCCTCCAACAGTGCATGACCACTCCCTTTCGACGGGAAGAGTGGTCTACGGATGGGTTGCGATTGCAATTTTTGTTATAACGTTCACACCGGTACCGTTCGGGGTGACGTAA
- a CDS encoding heme-binding domain-containing protein: protein MQLVKILAGAAIALAAIQLVPYGRDHSNPPVSGEPKWDSPRTVELFDRACKNCHSNETVWPWYASVAPASWLAQLDVSLGRSKFNVSEWGRSEENEGDEAAAEVRKGKMPPFFYLPAHPEAKLSVVEQEELAKGLAATFGEDKPEQK, encoded by the coding sequence ATGCAACTTGTAAAAATTCTGGCCGGGGCGGCTATTGCCTTGGCGGCTATCCAACTGGTTCCTTATGGTCGCGATCACAGCAATCCTCCGGTAAGTGGAGAGCCGAAGTGGGATTCGCCGCGAACCGTTGAGCTTTTTGACCGTGCCTGCAAAAACTGCCATTCGAATGAAACGGTCTGGCCGTGGTATGCTTCTGTTGCTCCGGCATCGTGGCTTGCACAGCTTGATGTCTCTTTGGGAAGGAGCAAGTTCAATGTTTCCGAGTGGGGACGGAGTGAGGAAAATGAGGGCGACGAGGCGGCGGCTGAGGTGAGAAAGGGCAAAATGCCTCCGTTTTTCTACCTTCCTGCCCACCCGGAGGCGAAGCTGAGTGTTGTGGAGCAGGAGGAGCTGGCAAAGGGATTGGCGGCAACCTTCGGCGAGGATAAACCGGAGCAGAAGTAG
- a CDS encoding B12-binding domain-containing radical SAM protein translates to MAYFNHLCFVEAPQTVIAPFPRFITDCIGICYLAAAVEHDVESLVMPDNYYNDGIFESLRTLLKKQPVDLVAISSMTGAFNQAARLAKIAKEAGAFVVMGGFHPTALPEEVLKLSCVDVVVIGEGEESFRELVLKGPSRDIRGIAYRGGGGIIYTEPRTTIADVDSIRFPLRTLRPNRYGEKGDAYSIDTIYTSRGCPWSCSFCANDQMHKGWRGRSAENVVEEIALLHDPKNKKLLKIWDANFLTNIKRAERICDLMIERGLTNFRIVTETRAKDLVRAERILGKLRRVGLSKVGLGIESPNEATLALMNKKNSLNDVARAIALCREHSIGAEGYFIIGHYTENMKETMVYPEFARSLGLRQALFMVMTPYPGTAIFNEYKSEGKIRSYDWDLYNNYCPVIETRTMNGDTLVAMLAYCNISFNRFRSIMKRNSKNALLLNFMIDLFQLCFLLRVNKNISTPQIADLLFNALQLLLDNEGGEIEQPAASSCKRLPKPMTLRIRHSSGKSITYSLHERGANRVMSMTAQQEGREATSTPDLEISLDRLVESACSLSMDTLMSALYRNEWLRNNPGRMTGQIIAILADPEILRFGGKLATLYLRAYLKSAR, encoded by the coding sequence ATGGCATATTTCAATCACCTCTGTTTCGTTGAGGCACCCCAAACCGTCATCGCACCTTTTCCCCGCTTCATAACCGATTGCATAGGCATCTGCTACCTCGCCGCAGCCGTGGAGCATGACGTCGAAAGTCTCGTCATGCCCGACAACTACTACAACGACGGGATTTTCGAGAGCCTCCGCACGCTGCTGAAAAAACAGCCGGTTGACCTTGTCGCCATCTCCTCCATGACCGGCGCCTTCAACCAGGCCGCACGACTTGCCAAAATAGCCAAAGAGGCTGGCGCCTTTGTTGTCATGGGCGGCTTTCACCCCACAGCGCTTCCCGAAGAGGTGCTGAAACTCTCCTGCGTGGATGTTGTCGTAATCGGAGAGGGTGAAGAGAGCTTCCGCGAACTCGTTCTCAAAGGCCCCTCCCGCGACATCAGGGGAATCGCCTACAGGGGCGGCGGCGGCATTATCTATACCGAACCGAGAACGACCATTGCCGATGTCGACTCCATTCGCTTTCCGCTGCGCACCCTTCGTCCGAACCGTTATGGCGAAAAGGGCGACGCCTACTCTATCGACACCATCTACACCTCCAGAGGCTGCCCCTGGAGCTGCTCCTTCTGCGCCAACGACCAGATGCACAAAGGATGGAGAGGGCGGAGCGCCGAAAATGTTGTTGAAGAGATTGCCCTGCTCCACGACCCCAAAAACAAAAAGCTGCTCAAAATCTGGGACGCCAACTTTCTCACCAACATCAAGCGGGCAGAAAGAATTTGCGACCTCATGATCGAGAGGGGATTGACCAACTTCAGGATTGTGACCGAAACCAGGGCAAAAGATCTTGTCCGTGCCGAACGAATACTCGGTAAACTCCGCCGCGTCGGACTCAGCAAGGTGGGCCTCGGCATCGAAAGTCCCAACGAGGCCACCCTTGCCCTCATGAACAAAAAGAACAGCCTCAACGACGTTGCCCGCGCCATCGCACTCTGCCGCGAGCACAGCATAGGAGCCGAGGGCTACTTCATCATCGGCCACTACACCGAAAACATGAAAGAGACCATGGTCTACCCCGAGTTTGCCCGTTCACTCGGCCTTCGCCAGGCGCTCTTCATGGTGATGACCCCCTACCCCGGCACCGCTATTTTCAACGAATACAAAAGCGAAGGAAAAATCCGCTCATACGACTGGGATCTCTACAACAACTACTGCCCGGTTATTGAGACCCGAACCATGAACGGCGACACCCTTGTTGCCATGCTGGCCTATTGCAACATCTCCTTCAACCGTTTCCGCTCCATCATGAAACGCAACAGCAAAAATGCCTTGCTGCTCAACTTCATGATCGACCTCTTCCAGCTCTGCTTTCTCCTGCGGGTCAACAAAAACATCTCAACCCCGCAGATTGCCGACCTGCTCTTCAACGCCCTGCAACTCCTGCTCGACAACGAAGGTGGAGAGATTGAGCAGCCTGCCGCCTCATCATGCAAACGGCTGCCGAAGCCCATGACACTCCGCATCCGCCACTCATCCGGGAAAAGCATCACCTACAGCCTGCACGAACGGGGCGCCAACCGGGTAATGAGCATGACCGCCCAGCAGGAGGGCAGAGAGGCCACCTCAACTCCCGATCTGGAGATCAGTCTCGACCGATTGGTTGAATCGGCCTGCTCCCTCTCCATGGACACCCTCATGAGCGCCCTCTACCGGAACGAATGGCTGCGGAACAACCCCGGCAGAATGACCGGCCAGATCATCGCCATCCTTGCCGACCCTGAAATCCTCCGCTTTGGCGGAAAACTGGCCACGCTCTACCTTCGCGCCTACCTCAAGAGCGCCCGATAA
- the recQ gene encoding DNA helicase RecQ, giving the protein MFDTLRKVFGFHEFRPNQERVVRAILDKRDVLAIMPTGGGKSLCYQLPAVMMEGTCMVISPLIALMKDQVDGARANGIRAAFLNSSQNPDERDEVLQRLLSGKLDLLYLAPERFILSHFREILGQVQLSMAVIDEAHCISEWGHDFRPDYLSLSDLVTLFAGIPVAAFTATATTRVQQDILDKLALRNPLIVRASFDRPNLLYDVRFKDNVEAQLLSLLKSNPGKAGIIYRTSRKSVSDTATMLQKKGIRALPYHAGLSDAERKGNQEAFIRDEAEVIVATIAFGMGIDKSNIRFVIHADLPKSIENYYQETGRAGRDGEPAQCTLLFAQGDIPKVRFFIDSIIDETERERALGALSKVITFASTSVCRRRTLLDYFGESYPHDNCNSCDICLGSREVVDATLEAQMLLSAIVRTEERFGAGHIVDIVTGSQNKKIIDFGHDRLKTWGVGKAHDKKYWRQLIDELLAQQVIQKAEGLYPTLFLLPKASRILKREEQLNIVRILEKKKEQPPAKESAAPYETRLFEFFRSLRKQIADEQGIPPYVVFSDRTLRDMAAHQPRSAEAMLSISGIGEVKLQRYGGQFLRLIDRYCSDHAAANV; this is encoded by the coding sequence ATGTTCGACACGCTCCGCAAGGTCTTTGGTTTTCATGAGTTCCGTCCCAACCAGGAGCGTGTTGTACGGGCAATTCTCGACAAGCGGGACGTTCTGGCCATCATGCCCACCGGTGGCGGCAAATCACTCTGCTACCAGCTTCCCGCCGTCATGATGGAAGGCACCTGCATGGTCATCAGCCCGCTCATCGCCCTCATGAAAGACCAGGTCGATGGCGCCCGCGCCAACGGTATCCGGGCCGCCTTTCTCAACAGCTCCCAGAACCCCGACGAACGTGACGAGGTGCTGCAGCGCCTGCTCTCCGGCAAGCTCGACCTCCTCTACCTCGCCCCGGAACGCTTCATCCTCAGCCACTTCCGCGAAATACTCGGCCAGGTGCAGCTCAGCATGGCCGTCATCGACGAAGCACACTGCATCTCCGAATGGGGGCACGACTTCCGCCCCGACTACCTCTCCCTCTCCGACCTCGTCACCCTTTTTGCTGGCATACCGGTTGCCGCCTTTACCGCAACCGCAACGACGAGGGTGCAGCAGGATATTCTCGACAAACTTGCCCTGCGCAACCCCCTTATCGTTCGGGCCTCCTTCGACCGCCCCAACCTCCTCTACGACGTCCGCTTCAAGGATAATGTAGAAGCTCAACTGCTCTCGCTTCTCAAAAGCAACCCCGGCAAGGCAGGCATCATCTACCGTACCAGCCGTAAAAGCGTCAGCGACACCGCCACCATGCTCCAGAAAAAGGGAATTCGAGCCCTCCCGTACCACGCCGGTCTCAGCGACGCAGAGCGCAAAGGCAACCAGGAGGCCTTCATCCGCGACGAAGCAGAGGTCATTGTAGCCACCATAGCTTTCGGCATGGGGATCGACAAATCCAACATCCGCTTTGTCATCCATGCCGACCTCCCCAAAAGCATCGAAAACTACTATCAGGAGACCGGCAGGGCAGGGCGTGACGGCGAGCCAGCTCAATGTACACTGCTCTTTGCGCAGGGCGACATCCCCAAAGTGCGCTTCTTCATCGACTCCATCATTGATGAAACGGAGCGGGAGCGGGCGCTTGGAGCCCTCTCAAAAGTGATCACCTTTGCCTCAACCTCCGTCTGCCGCCGCAGAACCCTTCTCGACTACTTTGGTGAAAGCTATCCGCACGACAACTGCAACTCCTGCGACATCTGCCTCGGCAGCAGGGAAGTGGTAGACGCCACCCTCGAGGCCCAGATGCTGCTCTCCGCCATTGTCCGAACCGAAGAGCGTTTCGGGGCAGGCCATATTGTCGATATCGTCACCGGAAGCCAGAACAAAAAAATCATCGACTTTGGCCACGACCGCCTGAAAACCTGGGGGGTCGGCAAAGCGCACGACAAAAAATACTGGCGCCAGCTCATCGACGAACTCCTTGCACAACAGGTGATCCAGAAAGCCGAAGGGCTCTATCCCACCCTCTTCCTTTTGCCAAAAGCCTCAAGGATCCTCAAACGCGAAGAGCAGCTCAACATTGTCCGGATACTCGAAAAGAAAAAGGAGCAACCACCAGCAAAAGAGAGCGCAGCGCCTTACGAAACCCGCCTCTTCGAATTCTTCCGCTCACTCCGCAAGCAGATTGCCGACGAACAGGGGATTCCACCCTACGTCGTCTTTTCCGACCGGACATTACGCGATATGGCCGCCCACCAGCCCCGTTCAGCCGAGGCGATGCTCAGCATATCAGGTATCGGTGAAGTCAAGCTCCAGCGCTACGGAGGGCAGTTTCTCCGCCTTATCGATCGCTACTGCAGCGACCATGCCGCCGCAAACGTGTGA
- a CDS encoding type II toxin-antitoxin system MqsA family antitoxin — protein sequence MNTNITISCCPLCGGEKTEGKTTITVDLGYGLVVIRDVPATVCALCGADWVDDDVADKIERIVEEARKKHSQMEVISLKASC from the coding sequence ATGAACACCAATATTACAATCTCTTGCTGCCCTTTATGTGGAGGAGAGAAAACGGAAGGAAAAACCACAATAACGGTCGACCTCGGTTACGGGCTGGTCGTTATCAGAGATGTTCCTGCAACAGTGTGTGCGCTTTGTGGAGCAGACTGGGTAGATGATGACGTTGCTGACAAGATTGAACGTATTGTTGAGGAAGCCCGCAAAAAACACAGCCAAATGGAAGTTATCAGCTTAAAGGCAAGTTGTTAA
- a CDS encoding UPF0175 family protein — protein sequence MKSNMQSTIPVTCPQEILLGLHMDVQQFATLLKEQSAMALFREGRFSSGMAASWLGVPRAHFLIKAMQEGATLLENTQDDFRRETALL from the coding sequence ATGAAATCAAACATGCAGAGCACCATCCCCGTCACCTGCCCTCAGGAAATACTGCTCGGATTGCACATGGATGTACAGCAATTTGCTACACTGCTAAAAGAACAGTCCGCTATGGCCTTATTTAGAGAGGGGCGGTTTTCATCGGGCATGGCTGCGAGTTGGTTGGGTGTGCCACGTGCCCATTTTCTGATAAAAGCCATGCAGGAGGGCGCAACCCTTTTGGAAAACACGCAGGACGATTTCCGCAGAGAAACTGCCTTACTGTGA
- a CDS encoding HRDC domain-containing protein, whose translation MSTISGIGEVKLQRYGGQFLRLIDRYCSDHAAAQV comes from the coding sequence TTGTCCACCATATCAGGTATCGGTGAAGTAAAGCTCCAGCGCTATGGAGGGCAGTTTCTCCGCCTTATCGATCGCTACTGCAGCGACCATGCCGCCGCTCAAGTGTGA
- a CDS encoding polysaccharide biosynthesis/export family protein, which produces MSIFKIFTVVAVSLSCLLLSTVKVQAAGESASALFSGPQQTNYNPLSGPNYPLVQDSYFTDDNGNILMIVNVLGEVNRQGQLVVRENVDFATILALSGGLKSQVNLKKVLVARQEPDKNGVQAYVVDLKEYYKHGDRSAFIALKPNDTIIFPEKGFNFQKFTSLIGGVVYPWVYIYQNLTN; this is translated from the coding sequence ATGAGCATTTTTAAAATATTCACAGTTGTCGCGGTCTCGCTGAGCTGCCTGCTTCTCTCGACTGTGAAGGTTCAGGCGGCGGGTGAATCAGCGTCAGCGCTCTTTTCCGGCCCTCAGCAAACCAACTATAACCCGCTCTCAGGTCCAAATTATCCCCTGGTGCAGGATTCCTACTTTACCGACGACAACGGCAATATCCTGATGATTGTCAACGTCCTTGGCGAAGTTAACCGGCAAGGACAGCTTGTGGTTCGTGAAAATGTCGATTTTGCAACCATCCTCGCCCTTTCCGGCGGCCTGAAAAGTCAGGTAAACCTGAAAAAGGTGCTTGTTGCCCGCCAGGAGCCCGACAAGAACGGAGTTCAGGCCTATGTGGTCGATCTCAAAGAGTACTACAAGCATGGTGACCGTTCGGCATTCATTGCCCTGAAGCCCAATGACACCATCATCTTCCCCGAAAAAGGGTTCAATTTCCAGAAGTTCACGAGTCTCATTGGTGGTGTGGTCTATCCCTGGGTCTATATCTATCAAAATCTCACGAATTAA
- a CDS encoding GumC family protein, with the protein MMVEKETTLSTQSNNEQTQGSEISLGEILKIILRRKYGILLILIASLVMAWIYNKAQTPEYHAVSVMMINENKAPGDLLATLLGPSAGVDTKSARKDVELLQSHPIAELTVKELYKTTRKDSLEFFGKRKYVSPIDFLFSAIDVFHPLNADQKAEAWHYSDALLRFHAMQLKDRIRVIPLRDTNLLQVSVASPFADEAVFLTNILCQTYKNADIIRNSEKYTQANKFIAEMIQDQQQKVGEADNALSQYMQANKIYEVSGNTGAILAKVVDADARYNDIKAESRIASNSLAFLEKKLSDTDREISSRIAKNVNSQLGAIMDELRTLESDYIKMVREKGIDNPEVKIKRQQLDVVKTRYEQLSRSKIAGEIGYAGKAQKFSFDMVSEKLQIERKLNDLNFSASEFSLLKQYYESQLSMLPIKQQEFIKLQRDKEVVGKTYLYLKEKLDETRIMLGSEVGGVSIIGSAFKPFSPEKPVLSRDLLAGFILGGLLAVLYTFGAEMADNTVKDDLFFRDLGLTVLSVIPLVGQKGQTPFLDNKESFIKRFLYSKSQAFREKVLSEASVKGALPMPMITDSLSSAFAESFRTLRTALDYSRVDFSRIDSSLKFILVSGTAMTEGKSTVCANLGMAYAISGKKTLIIDCDLRRASQHKKLNVKREPGLTDFLYSQQANIDESFFQPTHIENLFVLSAGKKVPNPNEILGSQKMIRLLKELDGKFDKVVFDSPPLFLSDAAQLAHSVDGVLLAARMHFTNKDPIRNFAVDHFLRPLILGVAMIESRDSQRYGYGYGKYGYGKYGYGKYGYGKYGYGKYGYGQYEEEA; encoded by the coding sequence ATGATGGTTGAAAAAGAGACAACCCTCTCCACTCAGAGCAACAATGAGCAAACCCAGGGGAGCGAGATCTCTCTTGGAGAGATCCTTAAGATTATCCTTCGCCGAAAATATGGTATTCTTCTCATTCTTATAGCCAGCCTTGTTATGGCGTGGATATACAATAAGGCGCAAACGCCTGAATACCATGCTGTGTCGGTCATGATGATCAATGAAAACAAGGCGCCGGGCGATCTGCTTGCAACGCTTCTCGGCCCGAGTGCAGGTGTTGACACAAAGTCGGCCAGAAAAGATGTTGAACTGCTCCAATCCCACCCTATTGCAGAACTCACCGTAAAGGAGCTCTATAAAACCACCCGCAAGGACTCCCTTGAATTTTTCGGAAAGAGGAAATATGTCTCCCCCATCGATTTTCTTTTCAGCGCTATTGACGTTTTTCATCCTCTTAATGCCGATCAGAAAGCGGAAGCGTGGCACTATTCCGATGCTCTTTTACGCTTTCATGCCATGCAGCTCAAAGACCGCATCAGGGTTATACCACTTCGCGACACCAATCTCCTGCAGGTCTCGGTTGCAAGCCCTTTCGCGGATGAAGCTGTTTTTTTGACCAATATCCTCTGCCAAACCTACAAAAATGCGGACATCATCCGTAATTCTGAGAAGTACACCCAGGCAAACAAGTTTATTGCTGAAATGATTCAGGATCAGCAGCAGAAGGTCGGAGAGGCTGATAATGCTCTTTCGCAGTATATGCAAGCCAACAAAATTTACGAGGTGAGCGGCAATACTGGCGCCATTCTTGCCAAAGTTGTTGATGCTGACGCACGATATAATGATATCAAGGCAGAATCACGTATAGCGAGTAATAGTCTTGCCTTTCTTGAAAAAAAGCTCTCGGATACCGACAGGGAGATCAGTTCACGTATAGCAAAAAATGTCAACAGCCAGCTTGGCGCAATCATGGATGAGTTGCGGACTCTTGAGAGTGACTATATTAAAATGGTTCGGGAAAAGGGGATTGATAATCCTGAGGTCAAGATAAAACGGCAACAGCTTGATGTGGTAAAAACACGCTATGAGCAGCTCAGCCGCAGCAAGATTGCCGGTGAAATCGGGTATGCTGGCAAGGCCCAGAAATTCAGTTTCGACATGGTTTCCGAAAAACTCCAGATCGAGCGGAAACTCAATGACCTCAACTTCAGCGCCAGTGAGTTCAGCCTCCTGAAGCAATATTACGAGAGCCAGCTCTCGATGCTGCCAATAAAACAGCAGGAATTTATCAAACTGCAGAGAGACAAGGAGGTTGTCGGCAAAACCTATCTCTATCTGAAAGAGAAGCTCGATGAAACCCGTATCATGCTCGGTTCCGAAGTTGGCGGCGTCTCCATTATCGGGTCGGCATTCAAGCCATTTTCTCCGGAAAAGCCCGTGCTGTCAAGAGATCTTCTTGCGGGATTTATTCTTGGCGGACTGCTCGCCGTCCTCTATACCTTCGGTGCAGAGATGGCTGATAATACGGTTAAGGATGATCTTTTTTTCCGTGATCTTGGCCTGACGGTGCTCTCCGTTATTCCTTTGGTGGGTCAGAAGGGACAAACCCCTTTTCTTGATAACAAAGAATCATTCATAAAGAGATTCCTTTACAGCAAAAGCCAGGCTTTTCGTGAAAAAGTGCTCTCTGAAGCAAGCGTAAAAGGGGCTCTTCCCATGCCGATGATAACCGACAGTCTAAGTTCAGCTTTTGCGGAAAGTTTCCGGACGCTTCGAACCGCTCTCGATTACAGTCGCGTCGATTTCTCCCGTATAGACAGCTCGCTCAAATTTATCCTTGTTTCGGGAACAGCCATGACTGAAGGGAAGTCGACCGTTTGTGCCAATCTTGGAATGGCATATGCTATCAGCGGCAAAAAGACGCTTATCATTGACTGTGATTTACGACGCGCGTCACAGCATAAAAAATTAAACGTTAAGAGAGAACCGGGTTTGACCGATTTTCTCTACAGTCAGCAGGCGAACATTGATGAGAGCTTTTTTCAGCCGACGCATATCGAGAACCTGTTTGTACTCAGTGCAGGTAAAAAAGTTCCAAACCCCAATGAAATTCTTGGGTCTCAAAAAATGATACGCCTCCTTAAAGAGCTTGACGGAAAGTTCGACAAGGTAGTCTTCGATTCGCCTCCGCTCTTCCTGAGTGATGCTGCACAGCTTGCCCATTCGGTTGACGGTGTTCTTCTTGCTGCCCGAATGCATTTTACCAATAAAGATCCGATCAGGAATTTTGCAGTCGACCATTTTCTCAGGCCACTTATTCTTGGCGTTGCCATGATCGAATCTCGTGATTCCCAGCGCTATGGGTACGGCTATGGCAAGTACGGCTATGGCAAGTACGGCTATGGCAAGTACGGCTATGGCAAGTACGGCTATGGCAAGTACGGCTATGGCCAATATGAAGAAGAGGCTTAA